A single genomic interval of Camelina sativa cultivar DH55 chromosome 11, Cs, whole genome shotgun sequence harbors:
- the LOC104722073 gene encoding uncharacterized protein LOC104722073, with product MMTPVKKHLAIRPVEFYGNGLPRPRFFDNPQFNSCRVDPPLSVLDPLLTWARDAHWSMGGLNFTRLRLQGRIEGNVNKLRAQLEKSTPVKLESGISERKKKRSGSESPPPAPVIVKRRRYLDLNDSDDEEVGSEDEGVVGIRRKLSDEFDKVAEDNIPQVVVNANKKSIKSELVEKILKEKKTEKVNKTSSTRTSPRLAKRSS from the coding sequence ATGATGACGCCAGTGAAGAAACATCTCGCAATAAGACCAGTTGAGTTCTACGGCAACGGGCTTCCCCGACCTCGTTTCTTCGATAATCCTCAGTTCAACTCTTGCCGTGTTGATCCGCCACTCTCTGTGCTAGATCCGCTTCTCACATGGGCGAGAGACGCTCACTGGTCCATGGGTGGTCTCAACTTCACTCGTCTCCGTCTCCAGGGTCGAATCGAAGGAAACGTCAACAAGCTCCGTGCTCAGCTTGAGAAATCTACCCCTGTGAAACTCGAATCCGGTATTtctgagaggaagaagaagagatctggTTCTGAGTCTCCTCCTCCGGCTCCCGTTATTGTCAAACGAAGGAGGTACTTAGATCTGAACGATTCTGACGATGAAGAGGTCGGATCTGAAGATGAAGGTGTCGTTGGAATCAGGAGAAAGCTCTCTGATGAGTTTGATAAAGTCGCTGAAGACAACATTCCCCAAGTGGTGGTTAACGCCAACAAGAAATCCATTAAATCGGAATTGGTTGAGAAGattttgaaggagaagaagactgaGAAAGTGAACAAGACGAGTTCAACGAGGACATCACCAAGATTGGCTAAGCGTAGTTCCTAG